The Montipora capricornis isolate CH-2021 chromosome 1, ASM3666992v2, whole genome shotgun sequence genome contains a region encoding:
- the LOC138030826 gene encoding uncharacterized protein, translating into MGSAESELNKLTLNLKKVQEKFLQWTGDSLKKSLLEGKQNHEKNLLDRKERIQELEQSISRKQIQSEQNLEALRQRAEEVANLEKELRELQITGQCLAERRNETQKQLEETHCCVQKQQKEILAKEQSTSNKMQQFNKGTEHFKERLGLAFKKVDDENLQFVFKYIDPEDEEKPFVFTVAITAQNKYSVTKCIPEVEGMEDMIHQLNATNNFSKFVRSMRKGFKETTKAPTKSKAF; encoded by the exons ATGGGATCGGCTGAGTCAGAACTTAATAAATTGACTCTTAATTTGAAAAAGGTGCAAGAGAAGTTTTTACAATGGACTGGGGATTCCCTGAAGAAATCGCTCTTGGAGGGCAAGCAAAACCACGAAAAAAACTTACTGGACAGAAAAG AGCGAATACAAGAGCTGGAGCAGTCTATTAGcagaaaacaaattcaaagcgAACAGAATTTAGAAG CTTTGCGACAAAGGGCAGAGGAAGTTGCAAATCTTGAGAAAGAGCTTCGTGAGTTACAGATCACAGGCCAGTGTTTGGCAGAAAGAAGGAATGAAACACAAAAACAGCTTGAAGAAACCCATTGTTGTgtacaaaaacaacagaaag AAATTTTAGCAAAGGAACAGAGTACCTCTAACAAAATGCAACAGTTCAATAAAGGGACAGAGCACTTCAAAGAAAGGCTGGGATTAGCCTTCAAAAAAGTTGATG ATGAAAACTTACAGTTTGTCTTCAAGTACATAGACCCAGAGGATGAAGAAAAGCCGTTCGTGTTTACCGTGGCCATTACAGCTCAAAATAAGTATTCag TGACAAAATGCATACCAGAGGTTGAAGGAATGGAGGACATGATACATCAGCTCAATGCTACAAACAACTTTTCTAAGTTTGTTAGATCCATGAGGAAAGGGTTCAAAGAAACTACGAAAGCACCCACCAAGAGCAAAGCCTTTTAG
- the LOC138049275 gene encoding uncharacterized protein — NNYGSFSYFLLVNFDPTKGFIKADSKSTLTHFIMNHHELLTLIQSCQAILTFLVNRGLLAARRRCSCGNQMVLRDDKSDDGYHWECPVNQCRKRRSIRAGSFFEDSKIPLSHWLYIIFLWSIDESNKKVSLLTGLSLRTVITALQRLRDICSLKILHGNLQLGGRGKTIEIDESMFGHKRKYNRGRVGQGTWVFGMVERGTGRALAFRVPNRTRETLVLGLVQKFVEHGTTIISDKFSPYFNLNSIGYIHLMVNHSENFVDPYTGAHSNTIEGVWSQIKRKLKAMNGTVKSKLPSYLDEYNWRKCYPGDPFDNLLEAIAEFCPPN, encoded by the coding sequence AATAACTACGGTAGCTTCAGTTACTTCTTATTGGTTAATTTCGATCCGACCAAAGGTTTTATAAAGGCTGATTCAAAAAGTACCTTAACTCATTTCATCATGAATCATCACGAGCTACTTACCTTGATCCAAAGCTGCCAAGCTATTTTAACGTTCCTTGTGAATCGTGGCTTGCTGGCTGCTAGACGTAGGTGTTCTTGTGGAAACCAAATGGTTTTACGAGATGATAAATCCGATGACGGTTATCACTGGGAATGTCCAGTTAACCAGTGCAGAAAACGAAGGTCGATCAGAGCTGGATCTTTTTTTGAAGATTCAAAAATCCCACTGTCGCACTGGCTCTACATCATCTTCCTGTGGTCGATTGACGAGTCTAATAAAAAGGTATCGCTACTAACCGGATTGTCACTGCGTACGGTCATCACGGCACTTCAGAGGCTCCGAGACATCTGCTCTTTGAAAATTCTACATGGCAACTTGCAGTTGGGCGGCCGAGGAAAAACGATCGAGATCGACGAGTCCATGTTTGGCCACAAACGCAAGTACAACCGCGGGCGGGTCGGTCAAGGCACGTGGGTTTTCGGTATGGTCGAGAGAGGCACTGGACGAGCTCTGGCATTCCGCGTACCGAACAGGACAAGAGAAACCTTGGTGCTTGGACTAGTACAGAAGTTCGTCGAGCATGGAACAACAATAATCTCCGACAAGTTTTCGCCATACTTCAACCTGAACAGTATCGGCTACATACATCTCATGGTTAACCACTCCGAGAACTTTGTTGACCCTTACACAGGCGCCCACTCGAACACAATAGAAGGTGTATGGAGTCAAATCAAGAGAAAGCTGAAGGCGATGAACGGGACAGTGAAGAGCAAACTTCCAAGCTATCTCGACGAGTACAACTGGCGGAAATGCTACCCTGGTGATCCGTTTGACAACTTGCTCGAAGCCATCGCAGAGTTCTGCCCACCAAACTAA